CTTGAACAAGCGGCCAATGTTGATGGACCTCGAGCCGTTGATGGAGCAAGCCTGGCGGCATTCATGGTCTCCCAGGCTCCATTGGTTCCAGCCCTGCGACAGTCGGCTCGCAACAGATTTCCCGGCATCGTGCTTCGCGTGGAGCGCGATGGTGTGATGGCCCTGGTGGAGATTCAGGCCGGGCCCCATCGGGTGACCTCGTTGATGAGTCGGGAATCTGCAGATGAACTCCAGCTTGCGCCGGGCGTGCTCGTCGCAGCGGTCATCAAATCAACCAATGTGGTCGTCGAGCTCGAAGACAAGAAGTGAAGTGGAGGTTGGGCCTGCTGGCAGGTATCGCGGCCTCAATGACTGCAGTGCTCGGTCTGACCCCCTCCCACGCTGAACCGACGCCTGTTCCCGCATCGGCACCAACCGGCGCGATCACAGTCTCGGCGGCGGCATCACTCACCGATGTATTTCCTGTGATCGCCAATGCCTTCATGAAGAAGTACCCCGGGACGTCAGTGCAGTTCAACTTCGCTGGCAGCTCCACGCTCGTGCAACAAATCATCGCGGGTGCCCCAGTTGATGTGCTCGCAACAGCGTCTGAGCCGACGATGTCGACTGCAGTAGCTGCTGGACGCGTCCGATCGCCGTTGCTCTTTGCCAAGAACAGGCTGGCGATTGCTTTGCCAAATGGCAATCCAGCAAATATCTCGGGACTTTCGAGTCTGAGTCGCGATGGGGTCCTAGTAGCGCAATGTGTTGTGAGCGTTCCCTGTGGTGCGGCAACTCGCAATCTGCTGGCAAGGAACGGCGTCACAGTGAAGCCAGTCACTCTCGAACTTGATGTGCGCTCGGTATTGGGCAAGGTGATGTCCGGTGAAGTTGATGCTGGCATCGTCTTTGTCACCGACGTGAGATCTGTTGGCTCCAAGGTCGCCTCGATCGCCCTTGCGAACAACGTGAACGTCACTACGACCTACCCGATCGCTTTGGTCAAGGGCGCAGCCAATCCAACGACGGCTCAGGCGTTTGTGAACTATGTGGCCTTCACTCCATCTGCGCAGGGCATCCTGCGCACTTATGGCTTCGCCAAGCCCTGGTGAAGCCATCTGCGCGTCCACGAGCTCCGTGGTTTCTGGTGCTACCCGCAATCGTGGCTCTGCTCTTTCTGGTTGCGCCCTTGTTCGCGCTCTTGACTCGCGCACCCTGGGGATCCTTCCTAGAGATCTTCAGCTCACAAGTTGCCCGCGATGCGCTTCGCCTTTCGATGGTCACGGCGACGCTTGCAACACTGCTTGCCACCGTGCTCGGAGTGCCGCTGGCCTGGCTGATCGCCCGCAGCGGGCTGCCTGGCACAGGTATTGCACGAAGCCTTGTGTTGGTGCCATTGCTCATCCCACCCGTGGTGTCTGGCGTTGCACTGCTCAATGCCTTTGGCAGGAGAGGCGCCTTCGGTCAATTTCTCTATGAGCAGTTCGGTATCCAACTGCCGTTCACAACGACAGGTGTCGTGCTTGCAGAAGCCTTTGTAGCGATGCCGTTCCTTGTTATTGCTGTCGAAGGTGGCTTTCGCTCGCTCAACAAGCAATATGAAGAAGCAGCAGCAACGCTTGGTGCTTCGTCGTGGACCACCTTTCGTCGCGTGTCCATGCCTCTGGTCGCACCCGCGCTTGGTGCCGGCATGGTGCTGTGCTGGGCGCGCGCGCTTGGCGAGTTCGGGGCGACGATCACTTTCGCTGGCAACTTTCCCGGCGTGACGCAGACGATGCCGCTGGCTGTGTATCAGGCGCTTGAAAGTGATCCCGCCGTTGCAATGGCATTGAGTTTGCTTCTCATAGCCATCTGCGTGCTGGTGCTGATCGTGCTCAGAGGCAGATTCATCAGGCCCTTGGCATCATCGTGACGATAGCCGCGCGATTCACCCTTGAACGAGGCACTTTTGCACTCAAGGTTGATCTCACGATCTTGGCTGGGCAAGTAACCGCGATCGTCGGACCCAATGGCGCCGGCAAGACGAGCTTTCTGCGGGCGCTCGCCGGATTGGATCGCATCACCACGGGCGAGATCCGAATGGACGAACAGCTTGTTGACAATTCGGATCGCGTCTTTGTTGCACCGAAGGACCGGTCCTCGGGGTACGTATTCCAGAACTACTTGCTGTTCCCGCACTTGTCAGTCCTTGAGAACGTGGCCTTCGGTTTTCGGTCACGTGGAATCCCGCGCAGGCAAGCTCGACAGAGGTCTGAACGCATGCTGACGCAATTGGGGATTGCATCCTTGGCTCGGCGAAAGCCGGC
This window of the Actinomycetota bacterium genome carries:
- a CDS encoding TOBE domain-containing protein, yielding MSYLRISEVAGLLGVSADTVRRWLDSGRLEQAANVDGPRAVDGASLAAFMVSQAPLVPALRQSARNRFPGIVLRVERDGVMALVEIQAGPHRVTSLMSRESADELQLAPGVLVAAVIKSTNVVVELEDKK
- the modA gene encoding molybdate ABC transporter substrate-binding protein encodes the protein MKWRLGLLAGIAASMTAVLGLTPSHAEPTPVPASAPTGAITVSAAASLTDVFPVIANAFMKKYPGTSVQFNFAGSSTLVQQIIAGAPVDVLATASEPTMSTAVAAGRVRSPLLFAKNRLAIALPNGNPANISGLSSLSRDGVLVAQCVVSVPCGAATRNLLARNGVTVKPVTLELDVRSVLGKVMSGEVDAGIVFVTDVRSVGSKVASIALANNVNVTTTYPIALVKGAANPTTAQAFVNYVAFTPSAQGILRTYGFAKPW
- a CDS encoding ABC transporter permease; this translates as MKPSARPRAPWFLVLPAIVALLFLVAPLFALLTRAPWGSFLEIFSSQVARDALRLSMVTATLATLLATVLGVPLAWLIARSGLPGTGIARSLVLVPLLIPPVVSGVALLNAFGRRGAFGQFLYEQFGIQLPFTTTGVVLAEAFVAMPFLVIAVEGGFRSLNKQYEEAAATLGASSWTTFRRVSMPLVAPALGAGMVLCWARALGEFGATITFAGNFPGVTQTMPLAVYQALESDPAVAMALSLLLIAICVLVLIVLRGRFIRPLASS